The region TATGCACGACATCGACCAGCTCGCGCTGCGCCAGCATCACCGCATCGATATCCTTGTAGGCCATCGGGATCTCGTCGATCACGTTCTCATCCTTGCGACATTCGACGCCTTGCGTAGCGCGGATCTGGTCGTCGAGGCTGAAGCGCCGCTTCGCTTCCGTGCGGCTCATCGTGCGTCCCGCACCGTGGCTGCAGCTATGGAAGCTCTCCGCGTTGCCTTTGCCGCGCACGATAAAGCTCTTCGCGCCCATGGACCCGGGAATGATCCCCAGTTCCCCCGCGCGGGCCGATACGGCACCCTTGCGCGTGACCAGCACATCCTTGCCGAAGTGGTGCTCCTTCTGCACATAGTTATGGTGGCAATTGACGGCCTCCACATGCGTCTGGAACGGTTTATGGATGACCGTGCGCACGGCCGCGATCAAGTTCTGCATCATCACTTCACGGTTATTGCGCGCGAAACGCTGGGCCCAGCCCACCGCCTCCACATAATCGTCGTAATGCTGCGTTCCCTCTGCCAGGTAGGCCAGGTCCTGGTCGGGCAGGTTGATGAAATGGGTGCGCATATCTTGCTTGGCCAGTTCGATGAAATGGGTGCCGATGGCATTGCCCACACCACGCGAACCCGAATGCAGCATGAACCACACGGCTCCCTGCTCGTCGAGGCACACTTCGACGAAGTGGTTACCGCTGCCCAGGGTACCCAGGTGGCGGTAGTTATTCGTATTTTTCAGCTTTGGCGTTTTCAGGCAGATGGCATCGAATTCGTCTTTCAGCTGCAGCCAGGCGGCGTCGACCACCGATGGCGGGTTCTGCCACGAACCTTCGTCGCGGCCACGGTAGCCGCGCGTCTTCGGCGACATCCCGTGCGGAATGGCGCGCTCGATGGCGCTGCGCAGCGGCCCAAGATTATCGGGCAAGTCATTCGCCGTCAGCGTAGTCTTCGCCGCCATCATGCCGCAACCGATATCCACGCCGACGGCCGCCGGAATCACGGCGCCGAGGGTGGGAATCACGCTGCCGATGGTCGATCCTTTACCCAGGTGGACGTCCGGCATGACGGCGATGTGCTTGTAAATGAATGGCAAGGTCGCCGTATTGCGCAATTGTTTTTTAGCCGCTTCTTCGACAGGCACGCCACGCGTCCACATTTTGACGGGACGGCTGCCTTCGGTATGCAGGACTTCGTATTCTTCATTCTTCATCAGTGTTCTCTTTTTCTATTTTATATGGGGGTGATGACAAGGGTTGGTGAAATTTTCAGCCGACGTATCGGCCCTGGATGTAATTCCACCGGCATTCATCAGTACAACAACCCGACCAGGGATGACAGGATTTTCTGGCGGCGCACTGCGCGCGCCAGGCCGGTCTGACTCGGCTATCGATGTAATCCTGCCGGCATTCGGGGTACGACGGCGCATGACAAGGTTGAACAGGACGTCTTTAATGTAGTCTTGTCCGCATTCCTGCGCTTTACTTCACGCGCTACTTCAACAACCTGCAGCGATATCGATGGCGGCGATTTCTCCCACCCAGTGCTCTGGATCCAGCTGGCCGGCGGCAAAGGCGGCGATGATCTTGAAGACATCGTCGGAAAAACCGCCGATATTCAGAATATCTTCACGCTCCATCGCCTGCGTCGTGGCGTGCGGCGAAATATCGATGCACACCAGCCTGGCCTGCGGATTGCGCTGCTTGAAGACATTCCACTGTCCCAGCGTCGCCGTGGCGCCGCTGCGTTTGGCGTCGATCCAGGATTCGTTATCGGACACATAAATCACCAGGTCGGCCAGCTCCTGCTTGCTGTTCATGCGCAGCAGCGGCGCGCTGCAACTGGTGCCGCCGCCACCGATAGCCGCCAGCCTGGCCGCATTCTCCATCACGCTATCGTGCGCATCGAGCCGGCACGTCACCACGCTGTGCTCGAACGGCAGCACCATGGCGTCCGGATTCTTGCGCAGCATGGCCGCCGCCACCAGCGCCGCCACGTCGATGCAGCGCACGTTCGAGGTGGCGCTACCGCGAAAACCGCTGACGGGCGACGACATCGAGCCGGAAACATCGGGGCACACCACCACCTTGCCGGCGATCCGCGGCACGTTCAGCAGCGACGTTTCCAGCGCCTGCTCCAGCGCATCGCGGATGACCGTTGGCACGTTCTCGCCAGCCGCCATGTACGCCGACATCAGCTGGTATGGAAACACCCGCGCTTGTGCAATCGATGCCGGATCGCGCAGCCTGGCCGCGATCAGCTCCGGCATGCCTTCAATTGCGTACACGCCATGGCGCGCAAAGGTGTTCAAGTTCATGCGCACCATCTGCCAGCCGCCCTGGCGGGCGATCTGCGCCCAGTCCTGCGCCCCCAAGGGCAGCGCCGTCAGCATCTGGAACGGCACGTCCGGTATCGTTTGTGCCGGATCAAGCTTGTATGTCTCGAATGCTGCTAATACCGGCGGCAAGTCTGCGGCGATGTATTCCCTGCCGATCAGCCAGGCAAAGAATGCCGCGCGCCAGGCGTCCTTCGGTTTCGGATGCACCATCTTCACGACGTCGGCCAGCGAAGGGCTGTTGCCCACGGCGGCGGCCAGCAGGGCCTGTTCCGAGGCGCTATTCAACCATGCCTGCACCAGCTTTTTCGGACGCGATCCCAGCGACTTGCGGCCAACGGCGCCCGAGCGCATGATCTGCACGAAGTTGCGCAGCATTTTGCCGTTGTTGATCACGCGCTGGAAGGCCGGCGCAAATTCCGCGGCGCCCTGGCCAGCCAGCACGGCCACCAGCAAGGCAGGCATATCCTTCATATACCCCCGCTCGCGGCAGTACACGGCCGTTTGCGCAATGAAGGACGGCTCGACGGCCTTGCACAGTTCCAGCACCGTCGCCAGCTGCGCCTCGGCGCTGGCATAAAACGTCGCGTTCAGGCAGCCGGTGGCCGCATATTGCGCCAGCTGATGCCGGGGCGTCAGTGCATAGGCTGGTGTACCTTCGGCATTGCGCGCCAGGGCCGCAGGCAGCGGCTGCGATTGTTGCATGCTCTTGAATAACTGGGCGTTGGCCATTTTCGTTCCTCTTCTTCTCTTTACGTTTATCTCGGTGTTATCCCTTCTATTGCAAGCGCCGTGCCAGCTTTTTCTCCTTCGCGTGAATCTTCTATAAATCATTGATTTTATTGAGAAATATTTTTTAATCGAGAAATCAACAAAAGATAGTGGCCGTCAAAAAAATCATATACAATTATCTTTTAAGATAAATATTTATCCAATTTATGCAAGCAAAACGCACCGTTGTCATCGGTTTTCTCGGCACACAGCTCGATAGTGGCAGGGGTGCCGCGCGCTGGGAAAAGTGGCGGCCCAGCATCGCCTTGACGCAGCACGAAGACCAGATCATCGACCGCTTCGAGCTGCTGTACGCGGGCAGCCAGTTTGACAACCTGGTGCGCCAGGTGTCGCAGGATGTCGCCAGCGTCTCGCCTGAAACGCAGCTGATCGCCCATGAGTTGCCCATCAGCGATGCCTGGGATTTCGAAAACGTGTATGGCGCCCTCTACGATTTCGCCCACACCTACCCCTTCGACCCCGACAAGGAAGACTATTGGATCCACATCACCACCGGCAGC is a window of Janthinobacterium sp. 1_2014MBL_MicDiv DNA encoding:
- a CDS encoding RtcB family protein → MKNEEYEVLHTEGSRPVKMWTRGVPVEEAAKKQLRNTATLPFIYKHIAVMPDVHLGKGSTIGSVIPTLGAVIPAAVGVDIGCGMMAAKTTLTANDLPDNLGPLRSAIERAIPHGMSPKTRGYRGRDEGSWQNPPSVVDAAWLQLKDEFDAICLKTPKLKNTNNYRHLGTLGSGNHFVEVCLDEQGAVWFMLHSGSRGVGNAIGTHFIELAKQDMRTHFINLPDQDLAYLAEGTQHYDDYVEAVGWAQRFARNNREVMMQNLIAAVRTVIHKPFQTHVEAVNCHHNYVQKEHHFGKDVLVTRKGAVSARAGELGIIPGSMGAKSFIVRGKGNAESFHSCSHGAGRTMSRTEAKRRFSLDDQIRATQGVECRKDENVIDEIPMAYKDIDAVMLAQRELVDVVHILKQVVCVKG
- a CDS encoding vWA domain-containing protein produces the protein MANAQLFKSMQQSQPLPAALARNAEGTPAYALTPRHQLAQYAATGCLNATFYASAEAQLATVLELCKAVEPSFIAQTAVYCRERGYMKDMPALLVAVLAGQGAAEFAPAFQRVINNGKMLRNFVQIMRSGAVGRKSLGSRPKKLVQAWLNSASEQALLAAAVGNSPSLADVVKMVHPKPKDAWRAAFFAWLIGREYIAADLPPVLAAFETYKLDPAQTIPDVPFQMLTALPLGAQDWAQIARQGGWQMVRMNLNTFARHGVYAIEGMPELIAARLRDPASIAQARVFPYQLMSAYMAAGENVPTVIRDALEQALETSLLNVPRIAGKVVVCPDVSGSMSSPVSGFRGSATSNVRCIDVAALVAAAMLRKNPDAMVLPFEHSVVTCRLDAHDSVMENAARLAAIGGGGTSCSAPLLRMNSKQELADLVIYVSDNESWIDAKRSGATATLGQWNVFKQRNPQARLVCIDISPHATTQAMEREDILNIGGFSDDVFKIIAAFAAGQLDPEHWVGEIAAIDIAAGC